One window from the genome of Cucumis melo cultivar AY chromosome 12, USDA_Cmelo_AY_1.0, whole genome shotgun sequence encodes:
- the LOC103500805 gene encoding histone H2B.7 isoform X2, with amino-acid sequence MAPKAEKKPAEKKPAAEEKKAEKAPAEKKPRAEKKLPKDASDKKKKRAKKSIETYKIYIFKVLKQVHPDIGISSKAMGIMNSFINDIFEKLAQESSKLARYNKKPTITSREIQTAVRLVLPGELAKHAVSEGTKAVTKFTSS; translated from the coding sequence ATGGCTCCAAAGGCCGAGAAGAAGCCCGCCGAGAAGAAGCCAGCGGCGGAGGAGAAGAAGGCCGAGAAAGCTCCGGCGGAGAAGAAGCCAAGAGCCGAGAAGAAGCTTCCCAAAGACGCTTCcgataagaaaaaaaagagagccAAGAAGAGCATTGAGACTTACAAGATCTACATCTTCAAAGTTCTCAAGCAAGTTCATCCTGATATCGGAATCTCCAGTAAAGCCATGGGGATTATGAACAGCTTCATCAACGACATTTTCGAGAAGCTCGCTCAGGAATCCTCAAAGCTTGCTCGCTACAACAAGAAGCCGACTATCACCTCTCGGGAGATCCAAACGGCGGTGCGCCTTGTTCTTCCTGGTGAGCTGGCTAAACACGCCGTCTCTGAGGGTACCAAGGCCGTTACTAAGTTCACTAGCTCTTAG
- the LOC103500805 gene encoding histone H2B.7 isoform X3 encodes MAPKAEKKPAEKKPAAEEKKAEKAPAEKKPRAEKKLPKDASDKKKKRAKKSIETYKIYIFKVLKQVHPDIGISSKAMGIMNSFINDIFEKLAQESSKLARYNKKPTITSREIQTAVRLVLPGRRH; translated from the exons ATGGCTCCAAAGGCCGAGAAGAAGCCCGCCGAGAAGAAGCCAGCGGCGGAGGAGAAGAAGGCCGAGAAAGCTCCGGCGGAGAAGAAGCCAAGAGCCGAGAAGAAGCTTCCCAAAGACGCTTCcgataagaaaaaaaagagagccAAGAAGAGCATTGAGACTTACAAGATCTACATCTTCAAAGTTCTCAAGCAAGTTCATCCTGATATCGGAATCTCCAGTAAAGCCATGGGGATTATGAACAGCTTCATCAACGACATTTTCGAGAAGCTCGCTCAGGAATCCTCAAAGCTTGCTCGCTACAACAAGAAGCCGACTATCACCTCTCGGGAGATCCAAACGGCGGTGCGCCTTGTTCTTCCTG GAAGAAGACATTGA
- the LOC103500805 gene encoding histone H2B.7 isoform X1 → MAPKAEKKPAEKKPAAEEKKAEKAPAEKKPRAEKKLPKDASDKKKKRAKKSIETYKIYIFKVLKQVHPDIGISSKAMGIMNSFINDIFEKLAQESSKLARYNKKPTITSREIQTAVRLVLPDSPTTLICLSSHQLRISGIYCMITIH, encoded by the exons ATGGCTCCAAAGGCCGAGAAGAAGCCCGCCGAGAAGAAGCCAGCGGCGGAGGAGAAGAAGGCCGAGAAAGCTCCGGCGGAGAAGAAGCCAAGAGCCGAGAAGAAGCTTCCCAAAGACGCTTCcgataagaaaaaaaagagagccAAGAAGAGCATTGAGACTTACAAGATCTACATCTTCAAAGTTCTCAAGCAAGTTCATCCTGATATCGGAATCTCCAGTAAAGCCATGGGGATTATGAACAGCTTCATCAACGACATTTTCGAGAAGCTCGCTCAGGAATCCTCAAAGCTTGCTCGCTACAACAAGAAGCCGACTATCACCTCTCGGGAGATCCAAACGGCGGTGCGCCTTGTTCTTCCTG ACTCCCCGACGACTTTGATATGCCTGAGTTCTCATCAGTTACGAATCAGTGGGATCTATTGTATGATTACAATACACTAA